One region of Streptomyces leeuwenhoekii genomic DNA includes:
- a CDS encoding phosphatase PAP2 family protein produces the protein MTEPTDADGDTTGPLAPAAGPVAPRRRGPAAVLGDLRAVDGALYAAVAATPTPTLDRALRRLSHAADRSKISLGIAAALAAAGPRPRRAALVGVGAVAVASASANLLGKRLVRRARPDREAARVTVGRHVPMPTSASFPSGHTASAVAFAVAVGVVLPGAAVPLGVLAGAVGYSRVHTGVHYPGDVAAGAVLGVASATAALTASSAVVAAARS, from the coding sequence ATGACCGAACCGACCGACGCCGACGGCGACACGACCGGACCGCTCGCCCCCGCTGCCGGTCCCGTGGCTCCCCGCCGGAGGGGTCCGGCGGCGGTGCTCGGCGATCTGCGGGCCGTGGACGGCGCCCTGTACGCCGCGGTGGCCGCGACTCCCACGCCCACGCTGGACCGCGCCCTGCGGCGGCTGTCGCACGCGGCCGACCGCTCCAAGATCTCGCTGGGCATCGCCGCGGCCCTCGCCGCCGCCGGCCCCCGGCCCCGCAGGGCGGCGCTGGTGGGGGTGGGCGCCGTCGCCGTGGCCTCGGCCTCGGCCAATCTGCTCGGCAAGCGTCTGGTGCGCAGGGCCCGGCCCGACCGGGAGGCTGCCCGGGTGACCGTGGGCCGGCACGTGCCGATGCCCACGTCGGCGTCGTTCCCCTCCGGCCACACGGCGTCGGCGGTGGCGTTCGCCGTCGCCGTCGGCGTGGTCCTGCCGGGGGCGGCGGTACCGCTCGGGGTGCTGGCCGGCGCCGTCGGGTACTCCCGCGTCCACACCGGCGTGCACTATCCGGGTGACGTGGCCGCGGGAGCCGTGCTGGGCGTCGCGAGCGCCACCGCCGCGCTGACGGCGTCGTCGGCGGTGGTGGCGGCGGCCCGGTCGTAG
- a CDS encoding heavy metal translocating P-type ATPase: MTTRTTDATAEVELAIGGMTCASCAARIEKKLNRMDGVTATVNYATEKAKVSYAGDVSVQDLIATVEATGYTAREPAPPAEPAAAGGEPEGDDELRPLRQRLVTAVALAVPVIAMAMVPAWQFEYWQWLSLTLAAPVVTYAAWPFHRAAFTNARHGAATMDTLISVGTSAAFLWSLWALFFGTAGTPGMTHPFELTIARTDGAGNIYLEAAAGVTAFILAGRYFEARSKRKAGAALRALLELGATDVTLLGADGRERTVPVAELKAGDRFLVRPGEKIATDGVVVEGTSAVDASMLTGESVPVEVAAGDAVTGATVNAGGRLVVEATRVGADTQLARMARMVEDAQNGKAAAQRLADRISAVFVPVVIGLALATLGFWLGNGAGVAAAFTAAVAVLIIACPCALGLATPTALMVGTGRGAQLGILIKGPEVLESTRRVDTVVLDKTGTVTTGRMTLLGVHTADGVDESDVLRLAGALEHASEHPIARAVADGALRKLGPLPAPEDFANVPGLGVQGVLDGHAVLVGRERLLREWAMELPADLARAREAAEEAGRTAVAVAWDGEARAVLEVADAVKDTSAEAIRRLRALGLTPILLTGDNEAVARSVAREVGIAPDDVIAEVLPQDKVDVVKRLQGEGRAVAMVGDGVNDAAALAQADLGLAMGTGTDAAIEAGDLTLVRGDLRSAADAIRLARRTLGTIRSNLFWAFAYNVAALPLAAAGLLNPMIAGAAMAFSSVFVVGNSLRLRSFRAAD, translated from the coding sequence ATGACCACCCGTACGACCGATGCCACAGCCGAGGTGGAGCTCGCCATCGGAGGCATGACCTGCGCCTCCTGCGCGGCACGCATCGAGAAGAAGCTCAACCGCATGGACGGCGTCACCGCCACCGTCAACTACGCCACCGAGAAGGCCAAGGTGAGCTACGCCGGTGACGTGTCCGTCCAGGACCTCATCGCCACCGTCGAGGCGACCGGGTACACGGCACGGGAGCCCGCGCCGCCCGCCGAGCCCGCGGCCGCGGGCGGCGAACCGGAGGGGGACGACGAGCTGCGGCCGCTGCGGCAGCGGCTGGTGACGGCCGTGGCGCTGGCCGTGCCCGTCATCGCAATGGCCATGGTCCCCGCTTGGCAGTTCGAGTACTGGCAGTGGCTGTCCCTGACCCTGGCAGCACCCGTCGTGACGTACGCCGCCTGGCCCTTCCACCGGGCGGCGTTCACCAACGCGCGGCACGGCGCGGCCACCATGGACACGTTGATCTCGGTCGGCACCTCGGCCGCGTTCCTGTGGTCGCTGTGGGCCCTGTTCTTCGGTACCGCGGGCACGCCGGGCATGACCCACCCCTTCGAGCTGACCATCGCCCGCACCGACGGCGCCGGGAACATCTACCTGGAGGCCGCGGCCGGGGTGACCGCCTTCATCCTGGCCGGCCGCTACTTCGAGGCCCGTTCCAAGCGGAAGGCGGGCGCGGCGCTGCGGGCGCTGCTGGAGCTGGGCGCGACGGACGTGACGCTGCTGGGGGCCGACGGCCGTGAACGGACCGTGCCGGTGGCCGAGCTGAAGGCCGGCGACCGCTTCCTGGTGCGTCCCGGCGAGAAGATCGCGACCGACGGCGTGGTCGTCGAGGGGACGTCCGCCGTGGACGCCTCCATGCTGACCGGCGAGTCCGTGCCGGTGGAGGTCGCCGCCGGGGACGCGGTCACCGGCGCCACGGTCAACGCCGGGGGGCGGCTGGTGGTGGAGGCCACCCGGGTCGGTGCCGACACCCAGCTCGCCCGGATGGCCCGGATGGTGGAGGACGCGCAGAACGGCAAGGCCGCGGCGCAGCGGCTCGCGGACCGGATCTCCGCCGTCTTCGTGCCGGTCGTGATCGGCCTGGCGCTGGCCACGCTCGGCTTCTGGCTCGGCAACGGCGCGGGGGTCGCCGCCGCCTTCACCGCGGCCGTCGCGGTGCTGATCATCGCCTGCCCGTGCGCGCTGGGCCTGGCCACGCCGACCGCGCTGATGGTCGGGACCGGCCGCGGCGCGCAGCTCGGCATCCTCATCAAGGGCCCGGAGGTCCTGGAGTCCACCCGCCGCGTCGACACCGTCGTCCTGGACAAGACCGGCACCGTCACCACCGGCCGCATGACCCTGCTCGGCGTGCACACCGCGGACGGCGTCGACGAGTCGGACGTCCTGCGGCTGGCGGGGGCGCTGGAGCATGCCTCCGAGCACCCGATCGCGCGGGCCGTCGCGGACGGGGCGCTGCGGAAGCTGGGCCCGCTGCCGGCGCCCGAGGACTTCGCGAACGTGCCCGGGCTCGGTGTGCAGGGCGTCCTCGACGGCCACGCGGTGCTCGTGGGCCGGGAGCGGCTGCTGCGGGAGTGGGCCATGGAGCTGCCCGCGGACCTGGCGCGGGCCAGGGAGGCCGCCGAGGAGGCCGGGCGTACGGCGGTCGCCGTCGCGTGGGACGGCGAGGCACGGGCGGTCCTGGAGGTCGCCGACGCCGTGAAGGACACCAGCGCGGAGGCGATCCGGCGGCTGCGCGCCCTCGGCCTGACGCCGATCCTGCTGACCGGTGACAACGAGGCGGTGGCCCGTTCGGTGGCCCGCGAGGTGGGCATCGCGCCCGACGACGTGATCGCCGAGGTGCTGCCGCAGGACAAGGTCGACGTCGTCAAGCGGCTCCAGGGCGAGGGGCGTGCGGTGGCGATGGTCGGCGACGGCGTCAACGACGCGGCGGCGCTCGCCCAGGCGGACCTGGGGCTGGCGATGGGCACCGGCACGGACGCCGCGATCGAGGCGGGCGATCTGACCCTCGTACGGGGCGACCTGCGCTCGGCGGCGGACGCCATCCGGCTCGCCCGCCGTACGCTCGGCACCATCCGGTCCAACCTCTTCTGGGCCTTCGCCTACAACGTGGCCGCGCTGCCGCTCGCGGCGGCCGGTCTGCTCAACCCGATGATCGCCGGGGCGGCCATGGCCTTCTCCTCGGTCTTCGTGGTCGGCAACTCCCTGCGCCTGCGGTCCTTCCGGGCCGCGGACTGA
- a CDS encoding heavy-metal-associated domain-containing protein, with the protein MSSSCCSPDGHCSTGATATAEPVTTAYAVSGMSCGHCKATLTKVIGELDGVTGVEVDVAAGRVTVTSAAEPDDALIAGVVDEAGYELTGRV; encoded by the coding sequence ATGTCCTCGTCCTGCTGCTCCCCCGACGGCCACTGCTCCACCGGCGCCACCGCCACCGCGGAGCCCGTCACCACCGCCTACGCCGTCTCCGGGATGAGCTGCGGCCACTGCAAGGCCACGCTCACCAAGGTGATCGGCGAGCTGGACGGCGTCACCGGTGTCGAGGTCGACGTCGCAGCCGGCCGGGTCACCGTCACCAGCGCCGCCGAGCCGGACGACGCCCTGATCGCCGGGGTCGTCGACGAGGCCGGCTACGAGCTGACCGGCCGCGTCTGA
- a CDS encoding DeoR/GlpR family DNA-binding transcription regulator, translating into MSRDARWKALLELLVERGRLDVEEAAAELEVSAATIRRDFDRLAEQQMLVRTRGGAVVHGVSYELPLRYKTARRASEKQRIAKAVAALVAPGEAVGLTGGTTTTEVARALAERGDLAAGTPALTVVTNALNIANELAVRPQFKIVVTGGVARAQSYELIGPLADGVLGQITVDVAVLGVVAFDVVHGAAAHDEAEAAINRLLCERAGRVVVAADSSKLGRRAFARICAAEAVDTLVTDAAADAGTVRRFEEAGIGVVTA; encoded by the coding sequence ATGTCGCGCGACGCCCGCTGGAAGGCGCTGCTGGAGCTGCTCGTCGAGCGCGGCCGGCTGGACGTCGAGGAGGCGGCGGCCGAGCTGGAGGTGTCGGCGGCGACGATCCGCCGCGACTTCGACCGGCTCGCCGAGCAGCAGATGCTCGTCCGCACCCGGGGTGGCGCGGTGGTGCACGGAGTCTCGTACGAACTGCCGCTGCGCTACAAGACGGCCCGCCGCGCCTCCGAGAAGCAGCGCATCGCCAAGGCGGTCGCCGCGCTCGTGGCGCCCGGCGAGGCAGTGGGGCTGACCGGCGGCACCACCACGACGGAAGTCGCCCGCGCGCTGGCGGAGCGCGGGGACCTCGCCGCCGGGACGCCCGCGCTGACCGTCGTCACCAACGCGCTCAACATCGCCAACGAGCTCGCCGTCCGGCCCCAGTTCAAGATCGTGGTGACGGGCGGGGTCGCGCGGGCGCAGTCCTACGAGCTCATCGGACCGCTGGCGGACGGGGTGCTGGGCCAGATCACGGTGGACGTGGCCGTGCTGGGAGTGGTCGCCTTCGACGTCGTGCACGGCGCCGCGGCCCACGACGAGGCGGAGGCCGCGATCAACCGGCTGCTGTGCGAGCGCGCCGGGCGGGTCGTGGTGGCCGCCGACTCCAGCAAGCTGGGGCGGCGGGCGTTCGCGCGGATCTGCGCCGCCGAGGCGGTGGACACGCTGGTGACGGACGCGGCGGCCGACGCGGGGACGGTGCGCCGGTTCGAGGAGGCCGGGATCGGCGTCGTGACGGCGTGA
- a CDS encoding SIS domain-containing protein yields the protein MTHVAQELAGQPECWARAASEAAQHRAALPTPGERVAIVGCGTSYFMAQAAAALRESAGQGETDAFAASEFPAGRAYDRVVALTRSGTTTEVLDLLGALRGRTRTTAVTADPGTPVMAAADDVVVLDYADERSVVQTRFATTALTLLRAHLGLHTDAAVADARAALAAELPQGLVECAQFTFLGRGWTVGLANEAALKMREASLSWTEAYPAMEYRHGPISVTTRNTATWMFGEAPRGLAGQVRQTGGMWIEGHLDPLAELVRAQRLAVAVAAARGLDPDRPRHLTRSVILAP from the coding sequence ATGACCCATGTCGCGCAAGAGCTGGCCGGCCAGCCCGAGTGCTGGGCCCGCGCGGCGTCCGAGGCGGCACAGCACCGAGCGGCACTGCCCACCCCCGGGGAGCGCGTCGCGATCGTCGGCTGCGGCACCTCCTACTTCATGGCCCAGGCCGCCGCCGCGCTGCGCGAGAGCGCGGGCCAGGGCGAGACCGACGCCTTCGCCGCCTCCGAGTTCCCCGCCGGCCGCGCCTACGACCGGGTCGTCGCCCTCACCCGGTCCGGCACCACCACCGAAGTCCTGGATCTGCTGGGCGCGTTGCGGGGCCGTACCCGCACCACCGCCGTCACCGCCGACCCCGGCACCCCGGTCATGGCCGCCGCCGACGACGTCGTCGTCCTCGACTACGCCGACGAGCGGTCCGTCGTGCAGACCCGCTTCGCCACCACCGCGCTGACCCTGCTCCGCGCCCATCTGGGCCTGCACACCGACGCCGCCGTCGCCGACGCCCGGGCCGCCCTCGCGGCCGAGCTGCCCCAAGGGCTCGTGGAGTGCGCCCAGTTCACCTTCCTGGGACGCGGTTGGACGGTCGGACTGGCCAACGAGGCCGCGCTGAAGATGCGCGAGGCATCCCTGTCCTGGACCGAGGCGTACCCGGCGATGGAGTACCGCCACGGCCCCATCAGCGTCACCACCCGGAACACGGCCACCTGGATGTTCGGCGAAGCGCCCCGAGGGCTGGCCGGTCAGGTGCGGCAGACCGGCGGCATGTGGATCGAGGGCCACCTCGACCCGCTGGCCGAACTGGTCCGCGCCCAGCGGCTCGCCGTCGCCGTCGCGGCCGCCCGCGGCCTGGACCCCGACCGCCCGCGCCACCTCACCCGCTCGGTGATCCTCGCGCCCTGA
- a CDS encoding class II fructose-bisphosphate aldolase: MPLATTGDLVTRAAAARRAVAAFNIITLEHVEAVVAGAETAGTPVVLQVSENAVKYRYGRLLPLARAAVAAAERATVPVALHLDHVQSDTLLRQAPQAGFSSVMYDASRLPYAENLAATRAAADWAHARGLWIEAELGQVGGKNGQPPLDAHAPGARTDPAEARAFVADSGVDALAVAVGSVHAMTTRTATLDHDLVKRLAGTLDVPLVLHGSSGLPDGELAAAVAHGITKVNVGTALNIAMTGAIREYLAARPEAVDSRGYLTVGREAMVRTVVEIVRALGGPPPGRPTA; encoded by the coding sequence GTGCCCCTCGCCACCACCGGCGACCTGGTCACCCGCGCCGCAGCCGCGCGCCGTGCCGTCGCCGCCTTCAACATCATCACCCTGGAGCACGTCGAAGCCGTCGTCGCCGGCGCCGAGACCGCCGGCACCCCCGTCGTCCTCCAGGTCAGCGAGAACGCGGTGAAGTACCGCTACGGGCGGCTGCTGCCCCTGGCCCGCGCCGCCGTCGCCGCCGCCGAACGCGCCACCGTGCCCGTCGCCCTGCATCTGGACCACGTCCAGAGCGACACCCTGCTGCGCCAGGCTCCTCAGGCCGGTTTCAGCTCGGTGATGTACGACGCCTCCCGGCTGCCGTACGCCGAGAACCTCGCCGCCACCAGGGCGGCCGCCGACTGGGCGCACGCCCGGGGGCTGTGGATCGAGGCCGAGCTGGGCCAGGTGGGCGGCAAGAACGGGCAACCCCCGCTGGACGCCCACGCGCCCGGAGCCCGCACCGACCCCGCCGAGGCCCGCGCCTTCGTCGCCGACTCCGGGGTGGACGCCCTCGCCGTCGCCGTCGGCAGCGTGCACGCGATGACCACCCGCACCGCCACCCTCGACCACGACCTCGTCAAACGCCTGGCCGGCACCCTGGACGTGCCGCTCGTCCTGCACGGCTCCTCCGGCCTCCCGGACGGCGAACTCGCCGCGGCCGTCGCCCACGGCATCACCAAGGTCAACGTCGGCACCGCCCTGAACATCGCCATGACCGGCGCCATCCGGGAGTACCTCGCCGCCCGCCCCGAGGCCGTCGACTCGCGCGGCTACCTCACGGTGGGGCGGGAGGCCATGGTCCGGACGGTCGTCGAGATCGTCCGCGCGCTCGGCGGCCCACCGCCCGGCCGCCCTACCGCCTGA
- a CDS encoding methyltransferase, whose translation MPTPWGERVLTRFPEDARERLRAWDASDEYLLRHLAERHPSPSGMVVVVGDRWGALVTALAGHRPVQITDSWLGREATRANLARNGVEPDAVRLLTTQDPPPERIDVLLVRVPKSLALLEDQLLRLAPAVHAGTLVVGTGMVKEIHTSTLRLFERIIGPTRTSLAEKKARLIFATPDPALERPANPWPLRYTLPGGIGPVSGRTVVNHAGVFCADRLDIGTRFFLQHLPEARGPRKVVDLGCGNGVVGTAVALSGPGAEVLFTDESFQAVASAEATFKANGAPGQAEFRVGDGLSGVPDGSVDLVLNNPPFHTHQATTDATAWRMFSGARRALRPGGELWVVGNRHLGYHVKLRRLFGNSRVVASDPKFVVLKAVRR comes from the coding sequence ATGCCGACGCCGTGGGGCGAGCGGGTGCTGACCCGATTCCCCGAGGACGCGCGCGAGAGGCTGCGCGCCTGGGACGCCTCCGACGAGTACCTCCTGCGGCACCTCGCCGAGCGGCACCCGTCCCCGTCCGGCATGGTCGTGGTCGTCGGCGACCGGTGGGGCGCGCTGGTGACGGCGCTGGCGGGGCACCGGCCGGTGCAGATCACCGATTCCTGGCTCGGCCGGGAGGCGACCCGGGCCAACCTGGCGCGCAACGGCGTCGAGCCGGACGCGGTCCGGCTGCTCACCACGCAGGACCCGCCGCCGGAGCGGATCGACGTCTTGCTGGTGCGGGTGCCCAAGAGTCTGGCGCTGCTGGAGGACCAGTTGCTGCGGCTGGCTCCGGCGGTGCACGCGGGCACGCTCGTGGTGGGCACGGGGATGGTCAAGGAGATCCACACCTCGACGCTGCGGCTGTTCGAGCGGATCATCGGCCCGACCCGGACCTCGCTGGCGGAGAAGAAGGCCCGGCTGATCTTCGCCACGCCGGATCCGGCGCTCGAGCGGCCCGCCAATCCGTGGCCGCTGCGCTACACCCTGCCCGGCGGGATCGGGCCGGTCTCCGGCCGCACGGTGGTGAACCACGCGGGGGTCTTCTGCGCCGACCGGCTCGACATCGGCACCCGCTTCTTCCTCCAGCACCTGCCCGAGGCCCGCGGCCCGCGGAAGGTGGTGGACCTCGGCTGCGGCAACGGTGTCGTCGGTACGGCGGTGGCGCTGTCCGGCCCGGGGGCCGAGGTGCTGTTCACCGACGAGTCGTTCCAGGCCGTGGCCTCGGCCGAGGCCACGTTCAAGGCGAACGGGGCGCCGGGGCAGGCGGAGTTCCGGGTCGGTGACGGGCTGTCCGGGGTGCCGGACGGCAGCGTCGATCTGGTGCTGAACAATCCGCCGTTCCACACCCACCAGGCCACGACCGATGCCACGGCGTGGCGGATGTTCAGCGGGGCGCGGCGCGCGCTGCGCCCCGGCGGCGAGCTGTGGGTGGTCGGCAACCGGCACCTGGGCTACCACGTCAAGCTGCGGCGCCTGTTCGGCAACAGCCGGGTGGTGGCCAGTGATCCGAAGTTCGTGGTGCTGAAGGCCGTCAGGCGGTAG
- a CDS encoding alpha-ketoglutarate-dependent dioxygenase AlkB family protein produces MDGELFPRTRTEVAPGAVHVPDWLDAAHQRTLLDACREWARPPAGLRTVRTPGGGTMTARQVCLGRHWYPYGYARTVVDGDGSPVKPFPAWLGELGRRAVADALGAAQVDPAPYDIALVNFYDGYARMGMHRDADEASHAPVVSLSLGDTCVFRFGNTETRARPCTDVELRSGDLFVFGGPSRLAYHGVPRVRAGTAPPGLGLTGRLNITLRVSGFPADA; encoded by the coding sequence ATGGACGGCGAGCTGTTCCCCCGGACCCGGACCGAGGTCGCGCCCGGCGCGGTGCACGTACCGGACTGGCTGGACGCCGCGCACCAGAGAACACTCCTGGACGCCTGCCGGGAGTGGGCCCGTCCGCCCGCGGGACTGCGCACGGTCCGCACCCCCGGCGGCGGCACGATGACCGCCCGGCAGGTGTGCCTCGGCCGGCACTGGTACCCGTACGGCTATGCCCGCACCGTCGTCGACGGCGACGGCTCCCCGGTGAAGCCCTTCCCCGCCTGGCTGGGCGAACTGGGCCGCCGCGCGGTGGCCGACGCGCTCGGCGCGGCACAGGTGGACCCGGCGCCCTACGACATCGCACTGGTCAACTTCTACGACGGCTACGCCCGCATGGGTATGCACCGCGACGCCGACGAGGCGTCCCACGCCCCGGTGGTCTCCCTGAGCCTCGGCGACACCTGCGTGTTCCGCTTCGGCAACACCGAGACCCGCGCCCGGCCCTGCACCGACGTCGAGCTGCGCAGCGGCGACCTGTTCGTGTTCGGGGGGCCGTCCCGGCTCGCGTACCACGGCGTCCCCCGGGTGCGCGCGGGCACGGCACCTCCCGGACTGGGGCTGACCGGGCGGCTGAACATCACGCTCCGGGTCAGCGGATTCCCGGCCGACGCGTAG